One stretch of Fictibacillus sp. b24 DNA includes these proteins:
- a CDS encoding DUF5590 domain-containing protein, which yields MGKKWILVIIGILLLASWQAYYLYNGVQAKPAKKEAEAVDIAKREKNLVSITNVEHFFKNETYYVVEGKNENGTDMVVWVGKDKEVTSEIAKKGLSEKQILDFVKTNYDAKEIIDSRLGMEDGIPLWEVVYYDDQGRYTYYYGYFETGKRYEIYRLKEAEQ from the coding sequence ATGGGAAAAAAGTGGATACTTGTTATTATTGGAATCCTTCTCTTAGCAAGCTGGCAAGCCTATTATCTTTATAATGGCGTGCAAGCCAAGCCTGCAAAGAAAGAAGCAGAAGCTGTTGATATCGCAAAAAGAGAAAAAAATCTTGTCTCGATTACAAATGTGGAACACTTTTTTAAGAATGAAACTTATTATGTAGTAGAAGGCAAGAACGAAAACGGCACAGATATGGTCGTTTGGGTCGGAAAAGATAAAGAAGTTACTTCCGAGATCGCAAAAAAAGGGTTATCAGAGAAACAAATTCTTGATTTTGTAAAAACAAACTATGATGCAAAGGAAATTATCGACAGCCGTTTAGGTATGGAAGATGGTATTCCATTGTGGGAAGTTGTTTATTATGATGATCAAGGTCGCTACACCTATTATTATGGATATTTTGAAACGGGAAAACGTTACGAAATCTATCGTCTTAAAGAAGCTGAGCAATAA
- a CDS encoding YpmA family protein, translating to MESKIEVLSTLKVDKSSDLYKVVSELNKTLKHQDLMFGLALDDENKNKMIFTIYRT from the coding sequence GTGGAAAGTAAAATTGAAGTTCTTTCGACGCTAAAAGTAGACAAGTCCAGTGATTTGTACAAAGTAGTATCTGAACTGAACAAAACATTAAAGCACCAAGATTTGATGTTTGGTCTCGCGTTAGATGACGAAAATAAAAATAAGATGATTTTTACGATCTATCGCACATAG
- a CDS encoding cyanophycinase, which yields MNKKWMAATLSLALGLTLSTSSVSFAKKRDDIQGNLVIAGGALGSSNKAVYNEFIQLAGGKKDAKIGIIPAASSSLKSSLSFKKDLVSYGVDEEQIEIVPLANRDFSGTPEDESKWRKNANSDRIADGIEDLSAIWFVGGDQLRITDTLVKPNGDQTKALEAIWKVYREGGVIGGTSAGAAIMSDVMITGGDSLGALNNEFVTKDKAGSSEEYEPVYLEKGLGFFKYGIVDQHFDERARLGRLVMTALKEKATGQYAYGVDEDTALVVNNKEKTVKVVGRSGVSVIDVSKAKVIDSKKAHFKDVYISHLVSGDQQNVSTKEFIVSDHKDVTNGYEYYEFKPLDATGVFTSYGRLKEYIAYSLVDNATTNAVKSYLYDSAGDGFQVVFRKTENTKGYWGYKDGQKDDYSFTNVAFDVEPKKVSFTENKNAFSAYKPSEFIAPVIDRSQPVKGKLLIAGGSLGSSNADVYEKFINLAKQKEDSRVGIIPAASSSLASSKTFKEDLVRYGMHAEHIEILPLSITNDKKTPEDESKWADLNKNSEALAQKIEQLDAVWFVGGDQTKITASLLNEDGSNSKALDAIWETYRNGAVLGGTSAGAAIMSDVMIAGGGSYDTLAAGFTETYDGMLQQEGGPGYLERGLGFFEYGIVDQHFDNKARLGRLIAVSDEKGDPGKLSYGIDEDTALVVYNEEKKAEVVGRGGVTLVDLSKQVKSPDLGQSQFKNIKLSWINQGDELDLATKKISINDSKDSTTGYEYYDHKVPPHSGVLSAHGVLNKFISYNLVDNAGAESVKSYSFNDGKGFELNFRKTAETEGYWGYTDGQKDDYSFINVSLDITPVNVKID from the coding sequence TTGAACAAAAAATGGATGGCTGCAACACTATCTCTTGCACTAGGATTAACCTTATCTACATCTTCTGTAAGCTTTGCGAAGAAAAGGGATGACATTCAAGGAAATTTAGTAATCGCTGGAGGAGCTTTAGGGAGCAGCAACAAAGCGGTTTATAACGAGTTTATTCAACTGGCTGGCGGTAAGAAAGATGCCAAGATTGGTATTATACCAGCAGCGAGCAGCTCTCTGAAATCTTCACTAAGTTTCAAAAAAGATTTGGTTTCGTATGGAGTGGATGAAGAACAGATTGAGATCGTACCTCTTGCTAATCGTGATTTTAGCGGTACACCAGAAGATGAATCCAAGTGGAGGAAGAACGCCAATAGTGACCGTATAGCAGACGGAATTGAAGACTTAAGCGCGATCTGGTTTGTTGGAGGAGATCAGCTGCGGATCACGGATACTTTAGTAAAACCGAATGGAGATCAAACGAAAGCGTTAGAAGCCATATGGAAGGTGTATCGTGAAGGAGGTGTTATCGGAGGTACGAGTGCAGGGGCAGCCATTATGAGCGATGTGATGATTACAGGTGGTGACAGCTTAGGTGCTTTAAACAATGAGTTTGTTACGAAAGATAAGGCAGGTTCTAGCGAAGAATACGAACCTGTTTATCTTGAAAAAGGTCTAGGGTTCTTTAAGTACGGAATAGTGGATCAGCATTTTGATGAACGTGCTCGCCTAGGCCGTTTAGTGATGACAGCCCTAAAAGAAAAAGCAACAGGACAGTATGCTTATGGCGTGGATGAAGATACCGCACTTGTTGTAAACAACAAAGAAAAAACAGTGAAGGTTGTCGGAAGAAGCGGGGTATCGGTAATAGATGTAAGTAAGGCTAAAGTCATCGATTCAAAAAAAGCTCATTTCAAAGACGTTTATATCAGCCATCTCGTTTCAGGTGATCAACAAAATGTATCAACAAAAGAATTTATTGTGAGTGACCATAAAGATGTAACGAACGGATATGAATATTACGAATTTAAACCCCTCGACGCGACAGGCGTGTTTACTTCTTACGGCAGGTTAAAAGAATACATTGCTTATTCATTGGTCGATAATGCAACAACGAATGCTGTAAAGAGTTATTTATATGATTCTGCTGGTGATGGTTTTCAGGTTGTGTTTAGAAAAACAGAGAATACAAAGGGCTATTGGGGCTATAAAGACGGACAAAAAGACGATTATTCGTTTACAAACGTCGCATTTGATGTAGAACCTAAAAAGGTGAGTTTTACAGAAAATAAGAATGCCTTCTCAGCATACAAGCCTTCAGAGTTTATTGCACCCGTTATTGACCGTTCACAGCCAGTCAAAGGAAAACTTTTGATTGCTGGTGGATCTTTAGGCAGTTCAAACGCTGATGTTTATGAGAAATTTATCAATCTTGCGAAACAAAAAGAGGATTCAAGAGTTGGAATTATTCCTGCCGCAAGTTCAAGCTTAGCATCTTCAAAAACCTTCAAAGAAGATCTCGTTCGTTATGGAATGCATGCAGAGCATATAGAAATTCTGCCGCTCTCCATCACAAATGACAAAAAAACACCTGAAGATGAGTCCAAATGGGCAGACCTAAATAAAAACAGTGAAGCACTTGCTCAAAAAATAGAGCAGTTAGATGCGGTGTGGTTTGTAGGTGGAGATCAAACCAAAATTACAGCTTCGTTATTGAACGAGGACGGTAGCAATTCTAAAGCGTTGGATGCCATCTGGGAGACGTATAGAAATGGAGCTGTCCTTGGCGGCACGAGTGCCGGAGCTGCGATCATGAGTGATGTTATGATTGCCGGGGGTGGAAGTTACGATACACTTGCAGCAGGGTTTACAGAAACGTATGACGGAATGCTGCAGCAAGAAGGCGGGCCTGGTTATTTGGAACGAGGACTTGGTTTCTTTGAGTATGGTATTGTGGATCAGCACTTTGATAACAAAGCGCGTCTTGGCCGATTGATTGCGGTCTCTGATGAAAAAGGCGATCCTGGTAAACTTTCATATGGCATTGATGAGGATACAGCTCTAGTCGTATACAACGAAGAGAAAAAAGCAGAAGTTGTAGGCAGGGGTGGGGTAACTTTAGTTGATCTATCCAAACAGGTAAAAAGTCCAGACCTTGGTCAGAGTCAGTTTAAGAATATTAAGCTATCGTGGATCAATCAAGGCGATGAGCTCGATCTTGCAACAAAGAAAATATCAATTAACGATAGCAAAGACAGCACAACAGGCTATGAGTATTATGATCATAAAGTACCGCCTCATTCAGGTGTCTTGAGTGCTCACGGCGTGTTAAACAAGTTCATCTCTTACAATCTAGTAGATAATGCTGGAGCGGAGAGTGTAAAAAGTTACAGTTTCAATGACGGTAAAGGATTTGAGTTGAACTTTAGAAAAACGGCTGAAACAGAGGGCTATTGGGGATATACGGACGGTCAGAAAGATGATTATTCTTTTATAAATGTATCTTTGGATATAACCCCTGTAAACGTAAAAATAGATTAA